CGCACGGGCTCGGTGAGATCGGCGGGCGGAATCGGATGGCCGTGCGGACACGTTTGCGGATTGCCGAGCGCGGCGATCAAGCGTTCCTCGACGCGCGGCGTGATGGCGTGTTCGAGGATGCAGGCTTCGGAATACACTTCGTCCCACGGCATTCCGAGAACGTCGGTGAGCAGCCGCTCGGCCAGGCGGTTTCGGCGCACGACGCCGACGGCAACTTCGAGCCCCTTGCGCGTCAGCTTGATGTCGCCGCGAACTTCGTGTTCGACATATCCGTCGTTGACGAGCTTCTTGAGCATTCCGGAGACCGATGCGGGCGCGACGCCCAACTCGGTTGCGAGCGCCGAGGTCGTTACGCCGGGACCTTCACGTTCGAGGCGATAGACCGCCTTCATATACATTTCGAAGGATTCAGCGAAGTGCGAATGCGAGTGGCCCGGCATACCTGCTCTAACTTCGCTGCGCGACGGGAAGTTCCGCAACCGCAGCGGTCAGCCGCTGCTCCATCGCTTCCTTTTCTTGCGGGGAGGCAAAACTCGCGCGGATCGCATTGCGCACGTACCGCTCGAGCGCGGTTGCGCCGGCGACGCGTTCGACGAGCGCGTATTCGTTCTGAATCGAGCTTCGAAAAATCGCGGGATCGTCGCAATCGATCGTGACGACGCAGCCACGTAGGTCGAAATCGAGAAATGCATTTGGATGCGCGGCCAATTCCGAGCCCGTGAGGCGATTGGAGGTCGGGCAAATCTCGAGCGCGATTTCGCGCGCTGCGAGAAGTTCGACGCACTGCGGATCGTCGAGAGCATGAATTCCGTGGCCGATGCGCTGCGCGTGCAAAAGCTCGACGGCATCCCGCACGCTCTGCGCCCCTGCCGCCTCGCCCGCATGGGCCACGCAATGCAGTCCGCACGCGCGTGCGTAATCGAAAGCATCGGCAAAGAGCGCCGCCGGGAAGCGGCATTCGTCGCCGCCCAGACCGATGCCGATCACATCCAGCTCGGTCATTTCGGCCATCGATCGCGCCGTCGCCATGGCACTCTGCGCGCCGAAGTTTCGCGTGAGATCCGCGAGCAGCTTGAAACTCGCTTTGGGGCGCGCCGCGCGCAAGGTGACCGCGATCGCCTCGATCGTTTCGCGAACGTCGAGCTGCGGATGGAAAAACGTCCACACCGACGGTGAGACGAACAACTCGCCATAGATCACATTTTGCGCCAGCGCGTCTTCGACGAACTCTCGCGCCAAACGCGCGTAGTCTTCGGGCTGCTGCAACGAACGACTGACCGCGGCAAAGAGGTAGAGAAACTCTTGCAGACCCGTGAAGCGGTAGGGCTCGGCTCGGTCTATGTCATGCAAAGCCGAGTCGGAGGCCGGCCGATATCGCAAGGGGACGCCGTGTTTCTCCGCCAGCTCGACAAAGGTCGCGGCGCGCAAGCATCCTTCAAGATGACAATGCAAATGAATCTTGGGAATGCGCGGCGCAAGCAAGCCCGACGTCATGCCCATCGCTTCGGGCAGGCAGGGGCGAAACCCGGCGCGTCGTACTCTTCTCGCTGCTATCGCGGGGTGGAGCAGTCCGGTAGCTCGTCGGGCTCATAACCCGAAGGTCGGTGGTTCAAATCCACCCCCCGCAACCAATCGCCAGTGCTAACGAATCGCGGCCGCCTCGACGAGAGCGCCGCGACTACGCAGTTCCAGTCGATCGAAGGCTGCGCGCGCGGTCGTAAAGAGGTCGCTCGCTTTGCCCTCGGGACGCAACGCTCCCAGCGATGCAGCATGACCGTCCACGACGCCGTACACGTCGTAGCGATAGCTGCCGCGCACGATCACGTAGTACCACGAGCGATCCCGCGCGTACACCACTTTTGCGAGCGGACCCGACCCGACAAACTGTGCGTGGGAAAAGTGGCTCTGTATCATTGCCAAGGTCGCCGCGTCGTGTTGCGACGAGGCGCGCGGGACGATCATGCCGAGAACGAACGCCGCGGCCGCCGCAGCAACGATCCACCACATCGACGCCCCGCGCCGTTCGAAAGGCAGCAATTTGCCGCGCGTCGGAACTTGCCCGCGGGCCGCCGGCTCGAGGGCAAGCACGGTCTCTTCGGCTTCGCCGACGCGGCGTAGACACTGCGTGCAATGAGCGATGTGCGACTCGACTGCAGCGCGCTCGCCGGCTTCGAGCGCTCCAATCGCGTAAAGCTCGGCCGATTCGCCGATGTGTTTTTCAGCGTCCATTCATCTCTCCCGTTACCAAGGAACGGCGCAGCGACTGAAGGGCCGTGCTGAGCCGGCCTTTGACGGTACCCACTGGTATCTCGAGTTGCGATGCGACCTCGGTGAGCGTCATTCCACCGTAGTAGGCAAGCCGTACGACGTCGGATTGGGCGCGCGTGAGTTGCGAAAGCGCGCGTTGCACCTTCTGCCGTTCAACCGGATCGAGATCGAGCTCGTACGTTGCTTCAACGTTCAACTTCGAGACCGCGTTGTGGCGACGGCGAAGGTCACGCAAGCGCGTCAAAGCTTGATTTCGCACGCAGGCCACGAGAAACGCCTCCAAACTTCCTCGCGCGCAGGAGTACGCGTTTTGGCGGCGCCACAGATGAAGAAAGACATCGTGCACGCACTC
This Candidatus Eremiobacterota bacterium DNA region includes the following protein-coding sequences:
- a CDS encoding metal-dependent transcriptional regulator, with protein sequence MKAVYRLEREGPGVTTSALATELGVAPASVSGMLKKLVNDGYVEHEVRGDIKLTRKGLEVAVGVVRRNRLAERLLTDVLGMPWDEVYSEACILEHAITPRVEERLIAALGNPQTCPHGHPIPPADLTEPVRVGTPLAQVEPGRTVTVAGVTEQMPEILRYLGQVGVRPGMRLHVLEKAPLGGPLTIDVAGERHAISLELARTVMIA
- the add gene encoding adenosine deaminase, with translation MTSGLLAPRIPKIHLHCHLEGCLRAATFVELAEKHGVPLRYRPASDSALHDIDRAEPYRFTGLQEFLYLFAAVSRSLQQPEDYARLAREFVEDALAQNVIYGELFVSPSVWTFFHPQLDVRETIEAIAVTLRAARPKASFKLLADLTRNFGAQSAMATARSMAEMTELDVIGIGLGGDECRFPAALFADAFDYARACGLHCVAHAGEAAGAQSVRDAVELLHAQRIGHGIHALDDPQCVELLAAREIALEICPTSNRLTGSELAAHPNAFLDFDLRGCVVTIDCDDPAIFRSSIQNEYALVERVAGATALERYVRNAIRASFASPQEKEAMEQRLTAAVAELPVAQRS
- a CDS encoding sigma-70 family RNA polymerase sigma factor — translated: MTIATYVPRITRWPSVRHDDLERAFARREAGAYETAYRWHGARMQATAVRILHDGDAAAECVHDVFLHLWRRQNAYSCARGSLEAFLVACVRNQALTRLRDLRRRHNAVSKLNVEATYELDLDPVERQKVQRALSQLTRAQSDVVRLAYYGGMTLTEVASQLEIPVGTVKGRLSTALQSLRRSLVTGEMNGR